The proteins below come from a single Crossiella sp. CA-258035 genomic window:
- a CDS encoding MDR family MFS transporter translates to MSDTATAPAGVGLSHRQIMAIMTGLMMGMFLAALDQTIVSAAMRTIADQLHGQTVQAWATTAYLITATISTPLYGKLSDIYGRKPMYLTAISLFLIGSALCGVANSMYELAAFRAVQGLGAGGLMSLALAIIADVLPPRERARYQGFFMAVFGISSVAGPVAGGFFAGLDSFIGVEGWRWVFLVNLPLGIAALVVVTKVLNIPHKRVNHRIDFLGAAALTVGLVPLLIVAEQGRHWGWGDPLTLGLIGLGVAGLVAFVLAERRMGDEALLPLRLFRSSVFSLGNGLNFIIGIGMFGGLLSLPLYLQIVKGMSPTESGLMMLPLTFGILSASLFAGTRTAKTGRYKSFPIVGIGLIVAALLLFSSIGFSTPLWLSAVYMVLMGWGLGACMQTLVLAVQNDVSPSDMGVATASVTFFRQMGGTIGAAAFLSILFGVVGDRIASALRSAALTPEFLAAVRDPAVLANPANKPVLDMMANGGVGAPSLDDTSFLINLDPRLARPFQDGFSSAMDTVFFTGAMVMLVAFVLVWFLKEKPLSNQSGMQRRAQEEHAAAALAG, encoded by the coding sequence CAGACACCGCAACCGCGCCAGCCGGCGTTGGCCTGAGCCACCGCCAGATCATGGCCATCATGACCGGTCTGATGATGGGCATGTTCCTGGCCGCCCTCGACCAGACCATCGTCTCGGCGGCCATGCGCACCATCGCCGACCAGCTGCACGGGCAGACCGTGCAGGCGTGGGCGACCACCGCCTACCTGATCACCGCCACCATCTCGACCCCGCTGTACGGCAAGCTGTCCGACATCTACGGCCGCAAGCCGATGTACCTGACCGCGATCTCGCTGTTCCTGATCGGCTCCGCGCTGTGCGGGGTGGCGAACTCGATGTACGAGCTGGCCGCCTTCCGCGCCGTGCAGGGCCTGGGCGCCGGTGGCCTGATGTCCCTGGCGCTGGCGATCATCGCCGACGTGCTGCCGCCCCGGGAGCGGGCCCGGTACCAGGGCTTCTTCATGGCCGTCTTCGGCATCTCCAGCGTGGCCGGTCCGGTGGCCGGCGGCTTCTTCGCCGGGCTGGACAGCTTCATCGGCGTCGAGGGCTGGCGCTGGGTCTTCCTGGTCAACCTGCCGCTGGGCATCGCCGCGCTGGTCGTGGTCACCAAGGTGCTCAACATCCCGCACAAGCGGGTCAACCACCGCATCGACTTCCTCGGCGCGGCCGCGCTGACCGTCGGCCTGGTGCCGCTGCTGATCGTGGCCGAGCAGGGCCGCCACTGGGGCTGGGGTGACCCGCTCACCCTGGGGCTGATCGGGCTGGGCGTGGCCGGGCTGGTGGCCTTCGTGCTCGCCGAGCGGCGGATGGGCGATGAGGCGCTGCTGCCGCTGCGGCTGTTCCGCAGCTCGGTGTTCAGCCTGGGCAACGGGCTCAACTTCATCATCGGCATCGGCATGTTCGGCGGACTGCTGTCCCTGCCGCTGTACCTGCAGATCGTCAAGGGCATGAGCCCGACCGAGTCCGGCCTGATGATGCTGCCGCTGACCTTCGGCATCCTCTCCGCCAGCCTGTTCGCCGGCACCAGGACGGCCAAGACCGGGCGGTACAAGTCCTTCCCGATCGTCGGCATCGGCCTGATCGTGGCCGCGCTGCTGCTGTTCAGCAGCATCGGCTTCAGCACCCCGCTGTGGCTGAGCGCGGTCTACATGGTGCTGATGGGCTGGGGCCTCGGGGCCTGCATGCAGACCCTGGTGCTGGCCGTGCAGAACGACGTCTCGCCCTCGGACATGGGCGTGGCCACCGCCTCGGTGACCTTCTTCCGGCAGATGGGCGGCACCATCGGCGCCGCGGCCTTCCTGTCCATCCTGTTCGGGGTGGTCGGCGACCGCATCGCCAGCGCGCTGCGCTCGGCCGCGCTCACCCCGGAGTTCCTGGCCGCGGTGCGCGACCCGGCGGTGCTGGCCAACCCGGCCAACAAGCCGGTGCTGGACATGATGGCCAACGGTGGGGTCGGCGCGCCCTCGCTGGACGACACGTCCTTCCTGATCAACCTCGACCCCAGGCTGGCGCGGCCGTTCCAGGACGGCTTCTCCTCCGCGATGGACACCGTGTTCTTCACCGGCGCGATGGTGATGCTGGTGGCCTTCGTGCTGGTCTGGTTCCTCAAGGAGAAGCCGCTGTCCAACCAGTCCGGCATGCAGCGCCGGGCTCAGGAGGAGCACGCGGCGGCCGCACTGGCCGGCTGA
- a CDS encoding inorganic diphosphatase has translation MEFDVTIEIPKGVRNKYEMDHETGRIRLDRTLFTATQYPADYGFVDNTLGEDGDPLDALVLVQEPTFPGCLIRCRTIGMFRMTDEKGGDDKLLCVPAADPRSEHLRDIHHLAEYHRLEIQHFFEVYKDLEPGKSVEGASWVGRTEAEAEVVRSYERLKTADGQH, from the coding sequence GTGGAGTTCGACGTCACCATCGAGATCCCCAAGGGTGTGCGGAACAAGTACGAGATGGACCACGAGACGGGGCGCATCCGGCTGGACCGCACCCTGTTCACCGCCACCCAGTACCCGGCGGACTACGGCTTCGTGGACAACACGCTCGGCGAGGACGGCGACCCGCTGGACGCGCTGGTGCTCGTGCAGGAGCCGACCTTCCCCGGTTGCCTCATCCGCTGCCGCACCATCGGCATGTTCCGGATGACCGACGAGAAGGGCGGCGACGACAAGCTGCTCTGCGTTCCGGCCGCGGACCCGCGTTCGGAGCACCTGCGCGACATCCACCACCTGGCGGAGTACCACCGCCTGGAGATCCAGCACTTCTTCGAGGTCTACAAGGACCTGGAGCCGGGCAAGAGCGTGGAGGGCGCCTCCTGGGTCGGCCGCACCGAGGCCGAGGCCGAGGTCGTCCGCTCCTACGAGCGCCTCAAGACCGCTGACGGGCAGCACTGA